atgctgaacaggtggagctcaggactgtattcagaatgacatgctgaacagggagctcaggactgtatcagaatgacatgctgaacaggtggagctcgggactgtattcagaatgacatgctgaacaggtggagctcaggactgtattcagaatgacattgCTGAAAGGTGGAGCTCAGGAcgtattcagaatgacatgctgaacaggtggagctcaggactgtattcagaatgacatgctgaacaggttggagctcaggactgtattcagatgacatgctgaacaggtggagctcaggactgtattcagaatgacatgctgaacaggtgAGCTCAGGACTGtatcagaatgacatgctgaacaggtgAGCTCAGGActtgtattcagaatgacatgctgaacaggtggagctcaggactgtatattcagaatgacatgctgaacaggtggagctcaggactgtattcagaatgacatgctgaacaggtggagctcaggactgtattcagaatgacatgctgaacaggtggagctcaggactgtattcagaatgacatgctgaacaggtgggagctcaggactgtattcagaatgacatggCTGAACTAGTGGAGCTCAGGaatgtattcagaatgacatgctgaacaggtggagctcaggactgtattcagaatgacatgctgaaagAAGGGGCTCAGGagtgtattcagaatgacatgctgaacagaAGAGCTCAGagtgtattcagaatgacatgctgaacaggttggagctcaggactgtattcagaatgacatgctgaacagaaggagctcaggactgtattcagaatgacatgctgaacaggtggagctcaggactgtacttcagaatgacatgctgaacagaAGGAGCTaggactgtattcagaatgacatgctgaacaggtggagctctggactgtattcagaatgacatgctgaacaggtggagctctggactgtattcagaatgacatgctgaacaggtggagctcaggactgtattcagaaatgacatgctgaacaggtggaCGCTCAGgaactgtattcagaatgacatgctgaacagaAGGAGCCTCAGGACTGTAatcagaatgacatgctgaacaggtggagctcagactgtattcagaatgacatgctgaacaggtgagctcaggactgtattcagaatgacatgctgaaagGTGGActcaggactgtattcagaatgacatgctgaacaggtggagctcaggactgtatcagaatgacatgctgaacaggtggagctcaggactgtattcagaatgacatgctgaacaggtggagctcaggactgtattcagaatgacatgctgaacaggtggagctcaggactgtattcagaatgacatgctgaacaggtggagcctcaggactgtattcagaatgacatgctgaacagtggagctcaggactgtattcagaatgacatgctgaacaggcAGGAAGAGTTCAGGACTGTATTCAGACATttgacatgctgaacaggtggagctcaggactgtattcagaatgacatgctgaacaggtggagctcaggactgtattcagaatgacatgctgaaacaggtggagctcaggactgtattcagaatgacatgctgaacaggtggagctcagagactgtattcagaatgacatgctgaacaggtggCAGTCcaggactgtattcagaatgacatgctgaacaggtggagctcaggactgtattcagaatgacatgctgaacaggtgagctcaggactgtattcagaatgacatgctgaacaggtggagctcaggactgtattcagaatgacatgctgaacaggtggagctcaggactgtattcagaatgacatgctgaacaggtggagctcaggactgtattcagaatgacatgctgaacaggtggagctcaggactgtattcagaatgacatgctgaacaggtggagctcaggactgtattcagaatgacatgctgaactAGTGCGAGCTCAGGaatgtattcagaatgacattgctgaacaggtggagctcaggactgtattcagaatgacatgctgaacagaAGGGGCTCAGGagtgtattcagaatgacatgctgaacagaAGGAGCTCAGgatgtattcagaatgacatgctgaacaggtggactcaggactgtattcagaatgacatgctgaaagTGGAGCTCAGgaactgtattcagaatgacatgctgaacaggtggagctcaggagctgtattcagaatgacatgctgaaacagaaggagctaggactgtattcagaatgactgctgaacaggtggagctctgactgtattcagaatgacatgctgaacaggtgAGCTCtggactgtattcagaatgacatgctgaacaggtggactcaggactgtattcagaatgacatgctgaacaggtggagctcaggactgttattcagaatgacatgctgaaagGAGGAGCTCACGGACTGTAatcagaatgacatgctgaacaggtggagctcaggatgtattcagaatgacatgctgaacagaGTGAGCctcaggactgtattcagaatgacatgctgaacaggtggactcaggactgtattcagaatgacatgctgacAGGTGGAGTCTaggactgtattcagaatgacatgctgaacaggtggagctcaggactgtattcagaatgacatgctgaacaggtgagctcaggactgtattcagaatgacatgctgaacaggtggagctcaggactgtattcagaatgacatgctgaacaggtggagctcaggactgtattcagaatgacatgctgaacagtTGTGGAGCTCAGGACTTATTCAGAATGACATTGCTGAACAGAAGGAGtcaggactgtattcagaatgacatgctgaacagaTCAATGCAAGCCTCCCAGTTAAGTGCGAGTGAAGTGTTCGGTTCGGaaaaaaactgaaagtatgcatcttagaaatactTTTCACTTCCGAACTTTACGTGTCCGAACATGAGTCGATGTGGTAGAACAATTAAAATCCCATCGGGAAGCCTGATTTGAGATGTGTCATGTAAACAAGAMTATTAGGGAAATTGTTCTTCTTGCACAGCATGCAAACATTTAAATATAACTATTATATTAAATCTGACTGTtcacaataatcacattattgtTTGCGTGTAATCGTACTCAATGATGCAAAACAKacacacacacacattattatttattattattattattcattactATTATTTATTCACAGAAGCATCCTTCACTCTATTGATTGCTGTTATAAATATTCTCTTGAACTATTTTTCTTACCTCCTGTCCTTCAATTCCTCACAGGGATAAATATAATGCCATAACACACAAAGGAATGGTTTGCATTATCAGAGGGGGACAGGTGAAACGATGGACCTGTCGATTCTCAACAATACATCCATCTGTTTTTTCAACTGCAGGCATGGATAATTACATGCATCTTTTTTGGTTGGAGGAGGCTAAGGCTGCTtcccaaaatggcatcctattctctagatagtgcactacttttgaccttgggcccttttcaaaagtagtccactacagtatataggccgCCATTTTGGAGGATTGTTCTGTGACCTCCAGATCTATCCCCATGTTGCTTGGTGCCTTTGGTGTTTGGAAAATATTCCCAGCCAAGGAGTCAATAATATATTTATACATCAATGGATGAGTTGTGGAAGCCACATTCATTCTGTATGCAGACGGAGTGACCGAGGCCGTCATTTACTCTAAAAGAATAAACTATCTATAAGTGAGGCATATTCTAGAAAGTCTCTCACATATTGTGTCCTCTATACTCTCCTTTTGTTTTCAAGGCCAGGTATAATACTGGATGTtgtataataaaaaattaaaaataaaaatatattctgtCTGGGAGCATCCTGGGAgcctcagactgttaaacaacagcaacagcaacagcaacagcaacagcaacagcaacagcaacaacgtAAGTgtagtggtctgggtgtagctggtgcagaggagtcaggcgcaggacagcagagacgagaaacacaagtaactttactcaaatattcTAATAACATGACGTAATatcgagcccacaataacggaccgaacatacataaaacaatcacgcacaaaaaccatggggaaaacagagggttaaataatgaacatgtatttggggaattgaaaccaggtgtgtaaaacaaagacaaaacaattggaaaatgaaaagtggatcggcgatggctagtaggccggtgacgtcgaccgccgattgccgcccgaacaaggagagggaccgacttcggcggaagtcgtgacagtatgaCTTAGAATCTGTCATGTGTCAGAATGGAATTACATGTAATTTGGTACATAGTAAGTCAATCTTGCTTCTGCTACAGTACAGATGGAATGGAAGCCGCAATGGATCTTACAGACTGATCAGCTACATTGCTGTGCATACTAGCAGAGTTGAGTATCGTCCTCTTTACAGCAGTTGTTCATTCATAGCAGCcaacaaagagaaaaaaaggcaTTTATCCATccaataattcattaattaatccatccatccatccatccatccgtccattcattcattcattcattcattcattcattcattcccagaggaaaaaatatattgctCAGAGTGGTCTTTGTAGCAATATGGGAGatgtaaatgttttatcattTTGGGATAACCTACTGTATATCTGCACTGTTTCTCTTAAGAGGAgatgaaaaatacaattaattattgAGACTAACATGAGACAAATGAGCTTGTATTGAGACTTACGTTTGAGAAGAATGAGAAATAGGGTAGANTGGAATTACATGTAATTTGGTACATAGTAAGTCAATCTTGCTTCTGCTACAGTACAGATGGAATGGAAGCCGCAATGGATCTTACAGACTGATCAGCTACATTGCTGTGCATACTAGCAGAGTTGAGTATCGTCCTCTTTACAGCAGTTGTTCATTCATAGCAGCcaacaaagagaaaaaaaggcaTTTATCCATccaataattcattaattaatccatccatccatccatccatccgtccattcattcattcattcattcattcattcattcattcccagaggaaaaaatatattgctCAGAGTGGTCTTTGTAGCAATATGGGAGatgtaaatgttttatcattTTGGGATAACCTACTGTATATCTGCACTGTTTCTCTTAAGAGGAgatgaaaaatacaattaattattgAGACTAACATGAGACAAATGAGCTTGTATTGAGACTTACGTTTGAGAAGAATGAGAAATAGGGTAGATCTCATCATAGTATCCTCATGAGATTATTCCGGTCTCAACTACTAATCCAGAAAAAGTATTTTTGAGTATCAAGGAGATATATGCAGGAAGCTGAGGcatttaaaaacacacaaaaaacatacattttcaagtatcACGATAACAGATTATTTAAACATTAACAACTTTCAccatttacagtttttttttttatgtttacaacATTGTCTAAGAACATATGAAAAAAAGTCACTGGGTAGAGGTTAGATTGCTTGTAATACAAAATAGTATTgcttgtaaaataacaaaatagtccaaatatgGCATTGTCTAAAACTAGTGTGGAATTGAAAGTGCTGTCATTATCCCCGTTTAGACTGAGAGCCGAAGTGGAAAACTCCCTGCAAAATGCCTGGGGTACCTTTAAAGAAAAAGGGTAGGTCAGAACCTAACAGCTTGTAACTGGTACAAACTGTGCCCCCTCCAGACCTAGTGAAACTCCCTATAAAACACTGAAAACAGGTTACTGCAATCACCCTTGTCTAAAATTGGTGTGGAATTGAAAGTGCTGTCGCTAACACATTAGCATTTAAAACAGATGATTGCAAACATCTTACATGTGTCAAAATGAACCCGGGGTTCACCTGATAGACctgtaaacattattatttagggttgtcacgataccaaAATATGACCCACAAAACAATGCCAAGTATCACGATAACGAGCGGTATCACGATACAACGGCAAAACCTTTTGATCAATTCGTATCTCGTATCAATTTAACAATGATTTTGACAGTGATAAGGATGTGATGGGGGTAAGGGTGTGCTGGGGGTAAGGGTGTGCGGGGTAAGGGTGTGCTGGGGGTAAGGGTGTGATGGGGTAAGGGTGTGATGGGGTAAGGGTGTGATGGGGTAAGGGTGTGGATGGGTAAGGGTGTGCTGGGGTAAGGGTGTGCTGGGGGAAGGGTGTGATGGGGGTAAGGGTGTGATGGGGTAAGGGGTGGTGGGGTAAGGGTGTGATGGGGGTAAGGGTGTGCAGGGGGTAAGGGTGTGATGGGGTAAGGGTGTGATGGGGTAAGGGTGTGCTGGGGGTAAGGGTGTGATGTGGCAAGGGTGTGATGGGTAAGGGTGTGGTGGGGGTAAGGTTGTGATGGGGGTAAGGGTGTGCTGGGGGTAAGGGTGTGATGGAAAGGTTGTGATGGGGTAAGGGTGTGCTGGGGTTAAGGGTGTGATGGGGTAAGGGTGTGCTGGGGGTAAGGGTGTGCTGGGTAAGGGTGTGCTGGGGTAAGGGTGTGCTGGGGAAGGGTGTGATGGGGAAAGGTGTGATGGGGAAAGGTGTGATGGGGGAAAGGGTGTGATGGGGGTAAGGGTGTGCTGGGGTAAGGGTGTGCTGGGGGTAAGTGTGGATGGGGGAAGGGTGTGATGGGGGAAAGGGTGTGCTGGGGTAAAGGGTGTATGGGGTAAGGGTGTGCTGGGGGTAAGGGTGTGCGGGGGTAAGGGTGTGCTGGGGGTAAGGGTGTGCTGGGGTAAGGGTGTGCTGGGGTAGGGTGTGGAGGAAGGGTGTGATGGGGGTAAAGGTGTGATGGGGTAAGGTGTGCTGGGGGTAAGGGGTGTGATGGGGGTAAGGTGTGGAGGGGGTAAGGGTGTGCTGGGGTAAGGGTGTGAGGGGGTAAGGTGTGATGGGGTAAGGGTGTGATGGGGGTAAGGGTGTATGGGGGTAAGGGTGTGCTGGGGTAAGGGTGTGCTGGGGTAAGGGTGTGCTGGGGTAAGGGTGTGCTTTGGGTAAGGGTGTGATGGGGAAAGGGTGTGGGGTAAGTGTGCTGGGGTAAGGGTGTGCTGGGGTAAGGGTGTGCTGGGGGAAGGTGTGCTGGGGTAAGGGTGTGCTGGGTAAGGGTTGTGGGGTAAGGGTGTGATGGGGTAAGGGTGTGCTGGGGGTAAGGGTGTGCGGGGTAAGGGTGTGCTGGGGGTAAGGTGTGCTGGGGTAAGGGTTGCTTTGGGTAAGGGTGTGATGGGAAAGGGTGTGATGGGGTAATGGTGTGCTGGGGGTAAGGGTGTGAGGGGGTAAGGGTGTGCTTTGGTAAGGTGTGGATGGGGAAAGGGTGTGATGGGGAAAGGGTGTGCTGGGAGAAGGTGTGCTGGGGGTAAGGGTGTGCTGGGGGTAAGGGTGTGCTGGGGAAAGG
The sequence above is a segment of the Salvelinus sp. IW2-2015 unplaced genomic scaffold, ASM291031v2 Un_scaffold1094, whole genome shotgun sequence genome. Coding sequences within it:
- the LOC112069726 gene encoding uncharacterized protein; this translates as MLPSSCSSSGVSSSVGVNSPLPRGPHAPPQNSHHTLTPITPLPPAHPYPQHTLNPLAHPYPSTPYPITPYPPSHPFPQHTYPQHTLHPAHLTPTPLPPHTLSPPSTPFPQTLPQPHLSQHTLPPAHPYPAHPYSPQHPFPHHTLSPHTLTQSTPYPHTTLPQHTLTPSHPFPHTPLPKAHPTSTPLPQAHPTHHTLPITPYPAHPYPSTPYPSTPLPQHTLPTHPYPITPFPITPLPKAHPYPQHTLTPNTPLPSAHPYPSTPLPQHNLSPSTPFPPAHLSPAHPYPQHTLTPSTPSPSTPFPHHTLSPSTPYQSTPLPPHTLTPSTPLPHHTLSHHTLTQSNPYPSTPYPQHTLTPHTLTPSTPLPHHTLTPQPLPSTPLPQHTFPQHTLTPAHPYPSTLTPHPFPITPLPKAHPYPSTPLPQHTLTPAHPYPHTPLPPSHPYPITPYPLTPLPQHTLTPSTPYPHHTPYPQHTLPHHTFTPITPFLHTLPQHTLTPAHPYPQHTLTPAHPYPQHTLTPYTLYPSTPFPPSHPSPIHTYPQHTLTPAHPYPHHTLSPITPFPITPFPITPFPSTPLPQHTLTQHTLTPSTPLPHHTLNPSTPLPHHNLSITPLPPAHPYPHHNLTPTTPLPITPLPHHTLTPSTPLPHHTLTPSHPYPLHTLTPITPLPHHPLPHHTLTPITPFPQHTLTPAHPYPSTPLPHHTLTPSHPYPITPLPPAHPYPAHPYPQHTLTPITSLSLSKSLLN